The DNA sequence TCAGTTGCAGTTAATGTTTGTCTTAAATCTAAAATGTGTATACCGTTTCTTTCTGCGTAAATATACGGTTTCATTTTAGGGTTCCATCTTTTTGCTTGGTGTCCAAAATGTACACCTGCTTCTAATAATTGTGTCATGCTTATTACAGCCATTCTAATTCCTCCTATTTGGTTATTTCTTCTGTCATAATTTAGTGCAAACCTAAGTTCACCATGCACTAAAAAAATACAGACATGTTTATTCAAGATATATTACCATATTTTTAGTCTAATTGTCAAACAAAAATGTATGATTTTCTTAGGGTTTTTATTATAAAAATGTACCAATAATGAAATTAAAATCATTTATTGGTACATATTATGTTTATATTCTTATTATCCTATTATTTTTGCTACTTCATTTTTTAAAGTGTTTTTATCTCTTCCACCAACTAATGTAGTTAAAACTTCTCCATTTTTAAATACTACTATTGTAGGTATACTTCTAACACCGTATTCAACTGCAAAACTTTGGTATTGATCTATGTCAACTTTTATTACATTATAGTCTACTTCTCCTACTAGTTCTTCTAATACTGGTCCTAATGCACGACAAGGTCCACACCAAGTAGCAAAGAAATCAACTAATGTAACTTCACTTTCCTTAACAACTTCTAATAAATCTTTTAATTCTTTTCCACCTTCATAATGAATTAATTTTGCCATTTTTTTCCTCCTTTATTTAGCACCTAACGCTGCCATTGTAATATAATTATAAGGTTTATTAAAATGAGGTAAGAAGAATATATCTAACAATTTAAGTTTATCTATTGTTAACTTTTCTTGTATAGCTAATGAAAATAAATGTATTCCCATAGACACATCGTGTTTAGAAGCTATTTGAGCTCCAACTATTCTTCTACTTCCTTTTTCATAAACAATTTTTATTTTAACTTTTTCATTTGGCGAATTTTCTATAAAGTCCGCTTTTTGTACATCTTCAAAACTAGTTGATAAAACTTCCATTCCTAGTCTTTTTGCTGCTTCTTCTGTTAATCCTGTTGAAACCATATTGTAATCATATATAGATATACCATTAGATCCTTGTACTCCTGGTGATACTAATTCTGTTCCACAAGCATTATGTGCTGCTAATATACCTGATCTTACTGCATTTGTTGCTAATGCTATGTAGTTTATATCATCAATAGAATTATCATATACAGTTGCACAATCTCCTATTGCATAAACATCTTTTATATTAGTTTCTTGTTTTCTGTTTACTTTATAAGCATTTTGATGTAATTCTAATTTATCTTTTAATAAATCAGTATTTGGTCTAAATCCTATACATAAAACT is a window from the Oceanivirga salmonicida genome containing:
- the trxA gene encoding thioredoxin → MAKLIHYEGGKELKDLLEVVKESEVTLVDFFATWCGPCRALGPVLEELVGEVDYNVIKVDIDQYQSFAVEYGVRSIPTIVVFKNGEVLTTLVGGRDKNTLKNEVAKIIG